From Streptomyces zhihengii, the proteins below share one genomic window:
- a CDS encoding alpha/beta fold hydrolase codes for MKIRLPRPAARSRWFAGAAALVVLAGAGTWTAVADDGAPPVHREDRVHTMPGAKIDTSYFTAGGEGRRPAVLIGHGFGGSKADVREQAEKLARDGYAVLTWSARGFGASTGSIGLNDPEHEVADVSRLIDWLAERPEVQRDADGDPRVGITGSSYGGAVSLLGAGHDKRVDAIAPQITYWNLADALFPDGVFKKLWAGIFFTTGSAAGGGLTDAPAPDGQRPGDGQRDGEAPGEGQAPAGGAAAAPGTAGATPGATPGNPSACGRFQPQLCAMYERVAVAGRPDAEARRLLEERSPSAVADRIKVPTLIVQGQSDSLFPLTHADSIAEAVSAGGAPVAVDWISGGHDGGDRETDRVEARIGDWFDRYLKQDESADTGPAFRVSRTGGVDSTDGRALLRGATADRYPGLESGAREFALTGREQTFTNPAGGSPPSVSAIPGLSAGAGALSSLGVGISLDFPGQSAAFTTAPLAGTTRITGTPQVTVTVASDTGEAVLFGKVYDVAPDGRGQVLPSQLVAPVRIEDAREGKKVTLRLPAVDHEVDAGHRLRLVLSATDLGYASPAEPATYTVSADGPLTVPTAPSVRTQAAGLAWWVWALPVAGVVVAAVLLVTARRRAVAPAPDPERADVPLEITGLTKKYRKSTDRYAVRELSFRVEKGQVLGLLGPNGAGKTTTLRMLMGLIRPDEGEIRVFGHAIRPGAPVLSRVGAFVEGAGFLPHLSGRENLELYWRATGRPAGDAHMDEALEIAGLGDALARAVRTYSQGMRQRLAIAQAMLGLPDLLILDEPTNGLDPPQIREMRDVMIRYAAGGRTVIVSSHLLSEVEQSCTHLVVMDRGRLVQAGPVAEITGEGDTLLVTTDGEVADPVVEKLATLPGIGSAVRSGEGLLVRLDGASATTLIAELVRLDVPVTGVGPHRRLEDAFLTLIGGSA; via the coding sequence CTCCCGTGCACCGCGAGGACCGGGTGCACACCATGCCCGGAGCGAAGATCGACACCTCGTACTTCACCGCGGGCGGTGAAGGACGGCGCCCCGCCGTGCTCATCGGCCACGGCTTCGGCGGCAGCAAGGCCGATGTGCGCGAGCAGGCCGAGAAGCTGGCCCGCGACGGATACGCCGTGCTGACCTGGTCGGCACGGGGCTTCGGCGCCTCCACCGGCAGCATCGGCCTCAACGACCCGGAGCACGAGGTCGCGGACGTCTCCCGGCTGATCGACTGGCTCGCCGAGCGCCCCGAGGTCCAGCGGGACGCGGACGGCGACCCGCGGGTCGGCATCACCGGCTCCTCGTACGGCGGCGCCGTCTCGCTGCTGGGCGCCGGGCACGACAAGCGGGTCGACGCCATCGCTCCGCAGATCACCTACTGGAACCTCGCCGACGCGCTGTTCCCCGACGGCGTGTTCAAGAAGCTGTGGGCCGGGATCTTCTTCACCACCGGCTCGGCGGCCGGCGGCGGCCTGACCGACGCCCCCGCACCGGACGGCCAGAGGCCCGGCGACGGGCAGCGCGACGGCGAGGCGCCGGGCGAGGGCCAGGCCCCCGCCGGCGGCGCTGCCGCCGCGCCCGGCACGGCCGGTGCGACCCCAGGCGCCACCCCCGGCAACCCTTCGGCCTGCGGCCGGTTCCAGCCGCAGCTCTGCGCCATGTACGAACGCGTCGCTGTGGCCGGCCGCCCCGACGCCGAGGCGCGGCGGCTGCTGGAGGAGCGCAGCCCCTCCGCCGTCGCCGACCGCATCAAGGTCCCGACCCTGATCGTGCAGGGCCAGTCGGACTCCCTGTTCCCCCTCACCCACGCGGACTCCATCGCCGAGGCCGTGTCCGCCGGCGGCGCGCCCGTCGCCGTCGACTGGATCTCCGGCGGCCACGACGGCGGCGACCGCGAGACGGACCGGGTCGAGGCCCGTATCGGGGACTGGTTCGACCGGTACCTGAAGCAGGACGAGAGCGCGGACACCGGTCCGGCGTTCCGCGTCAGCCGTACCGGAGGCGTCGACTCCACCGACGGCCGGGCGCTGCTGCGCGGCGCGACCGCCGACCGCTACCCCGGACTGGAGAGCGGGGCACGGGAGTTCGCCCTGACCGGCCGCGAGCAGACCTTCACCAACCCGGCGGGCGGGAGCCCGCCCTCCGTCTCCGCCATCCCGGGCCTGAGCGCCGGAGCGGGCGCGCTGTCCTCGCTCGGCGTCGGCATCTCCCTCGACTTCCCGGGCCAGTCGGCGGCCTTCACCACCGCGCCGCTGGCCGGGACCACCCGCATCACCGGCACACCGCAGGTCACCGTCACGGTGGCGTCGGACACCGGCGAGGCGGTGCTGTTCGGCAAGGTGTACGACGTCGCGCCCGACGGCCGCGGGCAGGTGCTGCCCTCGCAACTCGTCGCCCCGGTCCGGATCGAGGACGCCCGCGAGGGGAAGAAGGTCACCCTCCGCCTCCCCGCCGTGGACCACGAGGTCGACGCCGGCCACCGGCTGCGGCTCGTCCTGTCCGCGACCGACCTCGGCTACGCCTCCCCGGCGGAGCCCGCCACCTACACCGTCTCGGCCGACGGCCCGCTGACCGTCCCGACGGCGCCGTCCGTGCGGACCCAGGCCGCCGGACTCGCCTGGTGGGTCTGGGCGCTGCCGGTCGCCGGTGTCGTCGTCGCCGCGGTCCTGCTGGTCACCGCGCGCCGCCGGGCCGTCGCCCCCGCGCCCGACCCGGAGCGCGCCGACGTGCCGCTGGAGATCACCGGACTCACCAAGAAGTACAGGAAGTCCACCGACCGCTACGCCGTCCGCGAGCTGTCCTTCCGCGTCGAGAAGGGGCAGGTGCTCGGTCTGCTCGGCCCCAACGGAGCCGGCAAGACCACGACCCTGCGCATGCTGATGGGCCTGATCCGTCCCGACGAGGGCGAGATCCGGGTCTTCGGCCACGCCATCCGCCCCGGCGCGCCGGTGCTCTCCCGGGTCGGCGCGTTCGTCGAGGGAGCGGGCTTCCTGCCGCACCTGTCGGGCCGCGAGAACCTGGAGCTGTACTGGCGGGCGACCGGCCGGCCCGCCGGTGACGCCCACATGGACGAGGCGCTGGAGATCGCCGGCCTCGGCGACGCGCTGGCCCGTGCCGTGCGCACCTACTCGCAGGGCATGCGGCAGCGGCTCGCCATCGCCCAGGCCATGCTGGGCCTCCCGGACCTGCTGATCCTCGACGAGCCGACCAACGGGCTCGACCCGCCGCAGATCCGCGAGATGCGGGACGTGATGATCCGGTACGCCGCCGGGGGCCGGACCGTCATCGTCTCCAGCCACCTCCTCTCGGAGGTGGAGCAGTCCTGCACCCACCTCGTGGTCATGGACCGCGGGCGACTGGTGCAGGCGGGCCCGGTGGCCGAGATCACCGGCGAGGGCGACACCCTGCTCGTCACCACCGACGGCGAGGTGGCCGACCCGGTCGTGGAGAAGCTCGCCACGCTGCCCGGCATCGGCTCGGCCGTGCGCAGCGGCGAGGGGCTGCTCGTCCGGCTGGACGGCGCGAGCGCCACCACGCTCATCGCCGAACTGGTCCGCCTCGACGTGCCCGTCACGGGCGTCGGCCCGCACCGCCGCCTGGAGGACGCGTTCCTCACCCTGATCGGAGGCTCCGCATGA
- a CDS encoding ABC transporter permease yields the protein MSAPVHEVPAAQAGPADAAPGYRAGRTLPLRVEAVRQLKRRRTLVMAGILTALPFVLIAAFAIGGSPDSRDNGRINLMDTATASGANFAATCLFVSAGFLLVVPVALFHGDTVASEANWSSLRYLLAAPVPRTRLLWSKLAVALGFSAAAMVLLPLVGLAAGSVAYGWGPLRLPTGGSLPAGESLGRIAVVVAFVFLSQLVTAGLAFWLSTKTDAPLGAVGGAVGLTIIGNVLDAVTALGAWREVLPAHWQFAWIDALQPELEWTGMVKGASVSVTYALVLFALAFRNFSRKDIVS from the coding sequence ATGAGCGCGCCCGTACACGAGGTCCCGGCCGCCCAGGCCGGGCCCGCCGACGCGGCGCCCGGCTACCGGGCCGGCCGCACCCTGCCCCTGCGGGTGGAGGCGGTGCGCCAGCTCAAGCGGCGGCGGACCCTGGTGATGGCGGGGATCCTCACCGCCCTGCCGTTCGTCCTGATCGCCGCCTTCGCGATCGGCGGTTCGCCCGACAGCCGGGACAACGGCCGGATCAACCTGATGGACACCGCGACGGCGTCGGGCGCCAACTTCGCCGCCACCTGCCTGTTCGTCTCCGCGGGCTTCCTGCTGGTGGTGCCGGTGGCGCTGTTCCACGGGGACACCGTCGCCTCCGAGGCGAACTGGTCGTCGCTGCGCTACCTGCTGGCCGCGCCCGTGCCGCGGACCAGGCTGCTGTGGTCCAAGCTCGCCGTCGCCCTGGGCTTCAGCGCGGCGGCGATGGTCCTGCTGCCGCTGGTCGGTCTGGCGGCGGGCTCGGTGGCCTACGGGTGGGGACCGCTCCGGCTGCCCACCGGCGGGTCGCTGCCGGCCGGGGAGTCGCTGGGCAGGATCGCCGTCGTCGTCGCGTTCGTCTTCCTGTCCCAGCTCGTGACCGCGGGGCTGGCGTTCTGGCTGTCCACCAAGACCGACGCGCCGCTCGGCGCGGTCGGCGGCGCGGTCGGCCTGACGATCATCGGCAATGTGCTCGACGCGGTGACCGCGCTGGGCGCCTGGCGCGAAGTGCTGCCCGCGCACTGGCAGTTCGCCTGGATCGACGCGCTCCAGCCGGAACTCGAATGGACGGGCATGGTGAAGGGCGCCTCGGTCTCCGTCACCTATGCGCTGGTGCTGTTCGCGCTCGCGTTCCGCAACTTCTCCCGCAAGGACATCGTGTCGTAG
- a CDS encoding vWA domain-containing protein: MRLRSDTNARTGKGRTARRAVRGVTAVLLASGLALTAAACGAGSDRSAADRSEGGRSHDGAPAPVAPDGGQGYEDRDGARRDDASGDEEPGEKTRKPAPDYLSTFALDVDTASYHYTRRLLREGGTPEPRQVRPEEFVNSFRQDYRRPDGDGFSVTVDGARPGAVAGGAQEGEITASSEGSSGGSSDRGETDAGDWSLVRVGLATAAAEDTGKRPPAALTFVIDTSGSMAEPGRLDLVKTSLSTLTDQLRDDDSIAVVTFSGEAETRLPMTRLDGNRDRIHDIVDDLEPGASTNVEAGVTTGYDAAVEGRRKGATNRVVLLSDALANTGATEADAILERIDDARREHGITLFGVGVGSDYGDELMERLADKGDGHTTYVSTTEDAREVFVDQLPAHVELRARDAKAQVAFDPATVRQFRLIGYENRAVADDDFRNDAVDGGEVGPGHTVTALYAVRLREGARGHVATATVRWLDPKTRAPHEASGSVETGAVDGPLWGEAPSRLQITAVAAYFAESLRGGGLPGDPGLAALERRARSLAESTEDDAVTGLADAIAQAARRTLD, from the coding sequence ATGAGGCTCCGTTCGGACACGAACGCCCGTACCGGGAAAGGACGGACCGCCCGGCGGGCGGTCCGCGGTGTGACGGCCGTACTGCTGGCGTCGGGGCTCGCCCTGACGGCCGCCGCGTGCGGAGCGGGCTCCGACAGGAGCGCCGCCGACCGGTCGGAGGGCGGCAGGAGCCACGACGGCGCGCCCGCCCCGGTCGCCCCGGACGGGGGCCAGGGATACGAGGACCGTGACGGCGCGCGGCGTGACGACGCGTCCGGTGACGAGGAGCCGGGCGAGAAGACGCGGAAGCCCGCGCCCGACTACCTGTCGACGTTCGCGCTGGACGTCGACACGGCGTCATACCACTACACCCGGCGGCTGCTGAGGGAGGGCGGCACACCCGAGCCGCGGCAGGTGCGGCCCGAGGAGTTCGTCAACAGCTTCCGCCAGGACTACCGCCGCCCTGACGGCGACGGCTTCTCCGTCACCGTCGACGGCGCGCGCCCCGGGGCGGTGGCCGGAGGGGCGCAGGAGGGCGAGATCACGGCCTCGTCCGAGGGGTCGTCCGGCGGCTCGTCCGACAGGGGGGAGACGGACGCGGGGGACTGGTCCCTGGTGCGGGTCGGCCTCGCGACCGCGGCCGCCGAGGACACCGGGAAGCGTCCGCCCGCCGCCCTCACCTTCGTCATCGACACCTCGGGCTCCATGGCGGAGCCGGGGCGGCTCGACCTGGTCAAGACCTCGCTCTCCACCCTCACCGACCAACTGCGCGACGACGACTCCATCGCCGTCGTCACCTTCAGCGGCGAGGCGGAGACCCGCCTGCCGATGACCCGCCTGGACGGCAACCGCGACAGGATCCACGACATCGTCGACGACCTGGAACCCGGCGCCTCCACCAACGTCGAGGCCGGTGTCACGACCGGGTACGACGCGGCCGTCGAGGGCCGCCGCAAGGGGGCGACCAACCGGGTCGTCCTGCTCTCCGACGCCCTCGCCAACACCGGGGCGACGGAGGCCGACGCCATCCTGGAGCGCATCGACGACGCCCGCCGCGAGCACGGCATCACCCTCTTCGGCGTCGGGGTCGGCAGCGACTACGGCGACGAACTGATGGAACGTCTCGCCGACAAGGGCGACGGCCACACCACCTACGTCTCCACCACCGAGGACGCCCGCGAGGTGTTCGTCGACCAGCTCCCCGCCCATGTCGAACTGCGGGCCCGCGACGCCAAGGCGCAGGTGGCGTTCGACCCGGCGACCGTGCGGCAGTTCCGGCTCATCGGCTACGAGAACCGGGCCGTCGCCGACGACGACTTCCGGAACGACGCGGTCGACGGCGGCGAGGTCGGCCCCGGCCACACGGTGACCGCGCTGTACGCCGTGCGCCTGCGGGAGGGAGCCCGCGGGCATGTGGCGACCGCGACCGTCCGCTGGCTCGACCCGAAGACCAGGGCACCGCACGAGGCGAGCGGTTCGGTGGAGACCGGTGCCGTCGACGGCCCGCTCTGGGGCGAGGCGCCGAGCCGCCTCCAGATCACCGCGGTCGCCGCGTACTTCGCCGAGTCGCTGCGCGGCGGCGGCCTGCCCGGCGACCCGGGCCTCGCCGCCCTGGAGCGCCGCGCCCGCTCCCTCGCCGAGTCCACCGAGGACGACGCGGTGACCGGCCTGGCCGACGCCATCGCCCAGGCGGCCCGCCGCACCTTGGACTGA
- a CDS encoding anthrone oxygenase family protein — translation MPTLLIALAVVSTGLYAGFMLIFLTGVMPGLGRLPDDGFVPAMRRVNETVPRGVFLLVFAAIVAFPVAALLVPTEGRTTTDRWLIVAALVCSVLNHLVTVAGNIPLNNALAASESAAPPVPDGEVRAAFEARWNRLHLVRTLLVTAAFALLVAAAVD, via the coding sequence ATGCCGACCCTGCTGATCGCCCTCGCCGTCGTGTCCACCGGCCTGTACGCCGGTTTCATGCTGATCTTCCTGACGGGCGTCATGCCGGGGCTCGGACGGCTCCCCGACGACGGGTTCGTCCCGGCGATGCGCCGCGTCAACGAGACCGTCCCCCGGGGGGTGTTCCTGCTCGTCTTCGCCGCGATCGTGGCGTTCCCCGTCGCCGCGCTGCTCGTGCCGACGGAGGGGCGCACCACGACCGACCGGTGGCTGATCGTCGCCGCGCTCGTCTGCTCGGTCCTCAACCACCTGGTCACCGTCGCCGGCAACATCCCGCTCAACAACGCCCTGGCCGCCTCGGAGAGCGCCGCCCCGCCGGTCCCGGACGGCGAGGTGCGGGCGGCCTTCGAGGCGAGGTGGAACCGGCTCCACCTCGTCCGCACCCTGCTCGTCACCGCCGCCTTCGCGCTGCTCGTCGCCGCGGCCGTGGACTGA
- a CDS encoding tyrosinase family protein, which yields MSQLVRRNQALLSEEEKKQLVTAIWQVKSRGSYDDFVKMHVNGAAFYHHAPAFLPWHREFVRLLEVALPTPPGTPTLTVPYWDWTGTDDPWADYFMGGNGRAGDDRVMTGPFAISGGWNCIDPSDPTMPSYLRRQFGAHGGHLPTGPDVTACLALTPYDSEPWEEGTTPTFRKSLEGMTAPDIHNRVHTWIGGNMDRASSPNDPVFWLHHCNIDRLWAQWQHEHPKLTYQPQSGGPTGQNAGDLMPPWSSVRVNAVLNHRDLGYVYDTENPTAQGDGMRPGDTLRGGDSIGSGDGRYRLVYETDGNLVLYRDGERTPRWSSGTQRRSPGMCVMQMDGDLTIDDADGQRVWSLGTDGRGNRLRLTDEGTLEVSGLSGEIAWRSAHEVMA from the coding sequence ATGTCCCAGCTTGTCCGCAGGAATCAGGCCCTGCTGTCCGAGGAAGAGAAGAAGCAGCTCGTCACAGCCATCTGGCAGGTGAAGTCCCGAGGCTCCTACGACGACTTCGTCAAGATGCACGTGAACGGTGCGGCCTTCTACCACCACGCCCCCGCCTTCCTGCCCTGGCACCGGGAGTTCGTCCGGCTCCTGGAGGTGGCACTGCCGACCCCGCCCGGCACACCGACGCTCACCGTTCCGTACTGGGACTGGACGGGCACCGACGACCCCTGGGCCGACTACTTCATGGGCGGCAACGGGAGAGCGGGCGACGACCGGGTGATGACCGGCCCGTTCGCCATCAGCGGCGGATGGAACTGCATCGACCCCTCCGACCCGACGATGCCTTCGTACCTGCGGCGGCAGTTCGGCGCCCATGGCGGACACCTGCCGACCGGACCCGACGTGACCGCATGCCTCGCGCTGACGCCGTACGACAGCGAGCCGTGGGAGGAAGGCACGACACCCACCTTCCGCAAATCCCTGGAAGGCATGACGGCACCGGACATCCACAACAGGGTCCACACGTGGATCGGCGGCAACATGGACCGCGCCAGTTCGCCCAACGACCCCGTCTTCTGGCTGCACCACTGCAACATCGACCGGCTCTGGGCCCAGTGGCAGCACGAACACCCGAAACTGACCTACCAGCCGCAGAGCGGCGGCCCGACGGGGCAGAACGCCGGCGACCTGATGCCCCCGTGGTCGAGCGTGCGGGTGAACGCGGTGCTCAACCATCGTGACCTGGGCTACGTCTACGACACCGAGAACCCCACGGCCCAGGGCGACGGCATGCGCCCCGGGGACACCCTGCGCGGCGGCGACTCGATCGGCTCCGGGGACGGCCGGTACCGGCTCGTCTACGAGACCGACGGGAACCTGGTCCTGTACCGGGACGGCGAACGCACTCCGCGGTGGTCGTCCGGGACGCAGCGCAGGTCGCCCGGCATGTGCGTCATGCAGATGGACGGCGACCTCACCATCGACGACGCCGACGGGCAGCGGGTGTGGAGCCTGGGCACCGACGGGCGCGGCAACCGTCTCCGGCTGACGGACGAGGGAACGCTGGAGGTCAGCGGCCTGTCCGGGGAGATCGCCTGGCGGTCCGCCCATGAGGTGATGGCCTGA
- a CDS encoding helix-turn-helix domain-containing protein yields MESAGLSPRRLALKVGVSGKTVERWVSDADLIPHPRNREDTCRALGVDEEMIWPKAVKERIKTGGDREILHSYPYRSACPSSVWADLTSEAAEDLFFAGYTNYFLWTQVPDFAGILRRKVQQGCRVRFLLGNPDGEVTRLREEIEGVTLTVSTRIRMTLEGLERLGDQEGLETRFSAAEDAMNHVSLSVFRFDSEALVTPHLARLVGHDSPLLHLRSMGPGGMFARFHEHSEELWSRGVSVA; encoded by the coding sequence ATGGAGTCCGCCGGTCTGTCACCCAGGAGACTGGCGTTAAAGGTGGGGGTTTCCGGCAAGACGGTTGAGAGATGGGTTAGTGATGCTGACCTGATTCCCCATCCGAGGAACCGCGAGGACACTTGCAGGGCATTGGGAGTGGACGAGGAAATGATCTGGCCTAAGGCAGTCAAGGAACGGATTAAGACCGGAGGAGATAGGGAGATCCTCCACAGCTACCCCTATCGCTCCGCGTGCCCCTCAAGCGTTTGGGCAGACTTGACCAGTGAGGCCGCTGAGGATTTGTTCTTCGCTGGCTACACCAATTACTTCCTGTGGACTCAGGTTCCGGACTTCGCCGGAATCCTCCGGCGGAAAGTCCAGCAAGGGTGTCGGGTTAGGTTCCTTCTCGGGAATCCGGACGGAGAGGTGACCCGACTGCGTGAGGAGATTGAGGGAGTAACCCTCACGGTATCCACTCGCATTCGCATGACCCTCGAAGGGCTGGAGAGGCTCGGAGATCAGGAAGGATTGGAGACAAGGTTCTCTGCCGCCGAAGACGCAATGAATCACGTCTCCCTGTCCGTGTTCCGCTTCGACTCGGAAGCCCTGGTCACACCGCACCTAGCAAGGCTGGTCGGGCACGACTCTCCTCTACTCCACCTCCGTTCCATGGGTCCAGGTGGAATGTTTGCCCGATTCCATGAGCACTCAGAGGAGCTGTGGAGCAGGGGTGTTTCTGTAGCGTGA